The proteins below come from a single Asterias rubens chromosome 9, eAstRub1.3, whole genome shotgun sequence genomic window:
- the LOC117294325 gene encoding neurotensin receptor type 1-like, with translation MVYGKEDGLWEGGYTVVSLLLCYLVTILDSATAHASILTLLAIAVERYYVICMPFKANYTCTSKRTLIICCLVWLIAFISSVPLALTVVYSNTEAGCVCGSFANTTLKEAYVGGIAVGFFLLPCAFMAIIYCVIANTLRKHDNYMASIRNKESLGPASGTPVYREGRLVELATMPRKNSGDSMVENNYVPLKNHVTSNSTNEEHEPTVAFIENEANHEAAMRPSNQSSSNNTCQNLANAATRQAHRRVVLMMASVVAVFFLCWFPMRTVILWQIFAPKESIRAWLGANMHTFQVMIAIFRILVYINSAINPILYNLISSKFRVAFRSVIRCENARRARSKRLGVRSTMVVHPIPKWDHRDVNRPAQCCS, from the exons ATGGTCTACGGGAAGGAGGATGGTCTATGGGAAGGAGGTTACACCGTTGTCTCTCTGCTGCTTT GTTATTTGGTCACAATCCTGGATAGTGCTACAGCCCATGCCTCTATATTGACGCTACTCGCCATAGCAGTGGAGCGTTATTACGTCATCTGTATGCCGTTCAAAGCTAACTATACGTGCACGTCCAAACGGACACTCATTATTTGCTGCCTGGTCTGGCTCATTGCTTTTATAAGTAGTGTTCCACTAGCCCTTACTGTTGTATATAGCAACACAGAAGCGGGCTGTGTCTGTGGCAGCTTCGCCAATACCACCTTGAAAGAAGCCTACGTTGGGGGCATAGCCGTCGGATTTTTCCTCCTCCCATGCGCGTTCATGGCTATCATATACTGCGTCATCGCCAACACGCTCCGTAAACACGATAACTACATGGCTTCAATCCGGAACAAAGAGTCTTTAGGACCGGCTTCGGGAACACCGGTATACCGGGAAGGTCGACTTGTCGAACTAGCCACCATGCCGAGAAAGAACAGCGGCGATTCCATGGTGGAAAATAACTACGTCCCGTTGAAGAATCACGTGACCAGTAACTCAACCAATGAGGAGCACGAGCCAACGGTTGCGTTCATTGAAAACGAGGCCAATCACGAGGCTGCTATGAGGCCCTCCAATCAGTCCTCTTCAAACAACACATGTCAGAATCTAGCCAATGCAGCCACCAGACAGGCACACCGCCGTGTTGTTCTCATGATGGCCAGCGTGGTCGCTGTGTTCTTTCTGTGTTGGTTCCCAATGCGTACCGTTATCCTATGGCAGATCTTTGCGCCCAAGGAGTCGATCCGAGCCTGGCTGGGGGCGAACATGCATACGTTCCAGGTCATGATCGCCATATTCCGGATCCTGGTGTACATCAACTCAGCCATCAATCCAATCTTGTACAACCTGATCTCAAGCAAGTTCCGGGTTGCGTTCCGGTCAGTCATACGGTGTGAGAACGCAAGACGCGCCAGGAGCAAAAG ACTAGGTGTACGTTCTACCATGGTCGTTCATCCAATACCGAAATGGGACCATCGTGACGTCAACAGACCTGCGCAATGCTGTTCATAG